The Pseudomonas azotoformans genome has a segment encoding these proteins:
- the acs gene encoding acetate--CoA ligase, protein MSAASLYPVRPEVAANTLTDEATYKAMYQQSVVNPDGFWREQAKRLDWIKPFTTVKQTSFDDHHVDIKWFADGTLNVSYNCLDRHLAERGDQAAIIWEGDDPAESRTITYRELHEEVCKFANALRGQDVHRGDVVTIYMPMIPEAVVAMLACTRIGAIHSVVFGGFSPEALAGRIIDCKSKVVITADEGIRAGKKIPLKANVDDALTNPETSSIQKVIVCKRTNGNIKWNQHRDIWYEDLMKVAGTVCAPKEMGAEEALFILYTSGSTGKPKGVQHTTGGYLLYASLTHERVFDYRPGEIYWCTADVGWVTGHTYIVYGPLANGATTLLFEGVPNYPDITRVAKIVDKHKVNILYTAPTAIRAMMASGTAACEGADGSSLRLLGSVGEPINPEAWDWYYKNVGQSRCPIVDTWWQTETGGNMMSPLPGAHALKPGSAARPFFGVVPALVDNLGNLIEGAAEGNLVILDSWPGQARTLYGDHDRFVDTYFKTFRGMYFTGDGARRDEDGYYWITGRVDDVLNVSGHRMGTAEIESAMVAHPKVAEAAVVGVPHDIKGQGIYVYVTLKNGEEPNEALRLELKNWVRKEIGPIASPDVIQWAPGLPKTRSGKIMRRILRKIATAEYDGLGDISTLADPGVVAHLIETHKTMNVA, encoded by the coding sequence ATGAGTGCGGCTTCCCTGTACCCCGTTCGCCCCGAAGTAGCAGCCAACACGCTGACCGACGAGGCGACCTACAAGGCCATGTACCAGCAGTCGGTGGTCAACCCCGATGGCTTCTGGCGCGAGCAAGCCAAGCGCCTTGACTGGATCAAGCCTTTCACCACGGTGAAGCAGACCTCGTTCGACGATCACCATGTCGACATCAAGTGGTTCGCCGATGGCACCCTGAACGTTTCCTACAACTGCCTGGACCGTCACCTCGCCGAGCGCGGTGACCAGGCCGCCATCATCTGGGAGGGCGATGACCCTGCCGAGAGCCGCACCATCACCTACCGTGAGCTGCATGAGGAAGTCTGCAAGTTCGCCAACGCCCTGCGCGGCCAGGATGTGCACCGCGGCGACGTGGTGACTATCTATATGCCGATGATCCCCGAAGCCGTGGTCGCCATGCTGGCGTGTACCCGCATCGGCGCGATTCACTCCGTGGTGTTTGGCGGTTTCTCGCCGGAGGCCCTGGCCGGTCGCATCATCGACTGTAAGTCGAAGGTCGTGATCACCGCCGACGAAGGCATCCGCGCCGGTAAGAAGATTCCGCTGAAGGCCAACGTCGACGACGCCCTGACCAACCCGGAAACCAGCAGCATCCAGAAGGTCATCGTCTGCAAGCGCACCAATGGCAACATCAAGTGGAACCAGCATCGCGACATCTGGTACGAAGACCTGATGAAAGTGGCGGGCACTGTGTGTGCGCCAAAAGAGATGGGCGCCGAAGAAGCGCTGTTCATCCTCTACACCTCGGGTTCCACCGGCAAGCCCAAGGGCGTGCAGCACACCACCGGCGGCTACCTGCTGTATGCGTCCCTGACCCATGAGCGCGTGTTCGACTACCGCCCAGGCGAAATCTACTGGTGCACCGCCGACGTCGGCTGGGTCACCGGCCACACGTATATTGTCTACGGCCCGCTGGCCAATGGCGCGACCACGCTGCTGTTCGAAGGCGTGCCGAACTACCCGGATATCACGCGGGTGGCGAAGATCGTCGACAAGCACAAGGTCAATATCCTCTACACCGCACCGACTGCAATCCGCGCCATGATGGCATCCGGCACTGCTGCGTGCGAAGGCGCAGACGGCAGCAGCCTGCGTCTGCTCGGTTCGGTGGGTGAGCCGATCAACCCGGAAGCGTGGGACTGGTACTACAAGAACGTCGGCCAATCCCGTTGCCCGATTGTCGACACCTGGTGGCAGACCGAAACTGGCGGCAACATGATGAGCCCGCTGCCGGGCGCCCATGCGCTCAAGCCGGGTTCGGCGGCACGGCCGTTCTTCGGCGTGGTGCCGGCGCTGGTGGATAACCTGGGCAACCTGATCGAAGGCGCTGCCGAAGGCAACTTGGTAATCCTCGATTCGTGGCCAGGCCAGGCACGTACGTTGTACGGCGACCATGACCGCTTCGTTGACACCTACTTCAAGACCTTCCGTGGCATGTACTTCACCGGTGACGGTGCGCGTCGTGACGAAGACGGTTACTACTGGATCACCGGTCGCGTGGACGACGTGTTGAACGTGTCTGGCCACCGCATGGGCACCGCCGAAATCGAAAGCGCCATGGTTGCCCACCCGAAAGTCGCCGAGGCTGCCGTTGTCGGTGTACCCCACGACATCAAGGGCCAGGGCATCTATGTGTATGTCACCCTCAAGAACGGCGAAGAACCCAACGAAGCCCTGCGCCTGGAGCTGAAAAACTGGGTGCGCAAGGAGATCGGGCCGATTGCTTCGCCGGACGTGATCCAGTGGGCACCGGGCTTGCCGAAGACGCGGTCGGGGAAAATCATGCGCCGTATCCTGCGCAAGATTGCCACGGCCGAGTATGACGGGTTGGGCGATATCTCCACTCTGGCGGACCCAGGTGTGGTCGCGCATTTGATTGAGACGCACAAGACTATGAACGTCGCGTAA
- a CDS encoding DUF2790 domain-containing protein, with protein MKALVVMALSSLCATAALADEAPTDVASRNTPIVEDYTYSTHLDVAKVLSMSTIPEVCEVVPVKMEYEDSQGQRHILNYHVMGNGCSNG; from the coding sequence ATGAAAGCTTTAGTAGTTATGGCCCTCAGCAGCTTGTGCGCCACCGCCGCCCTGGCCGACGAAGCCCCGACTGACGTAGCTAGCCGCAACACCCCGATCGTCGAGGACTACACTTACAGCACCCACTTGGATGTTGCCAAAGTATTGTCCATGAGCACTATCCCGGAAGTCTGCGAAGTTGTACCGGTGAAGATGGAATATGAAGACTCACAAGGTCAGCGTCATATTCTTAATTACCACGTGATGGGTAATGGTTGCTCTAACGGGTAA
- a CDS encoding HAD-IB family hydrolase has product MLEAGPADAKVLSVFDFDGTLTHHDSFVPFLKFAFGPGEFYGRMVKLAVPGLRFLVRQISRDELKAQLIRTFMTGVEKAWVQQKAEEYCQKTWARLMRPTGVLSVEQELGSGAEVTLCSASPALVLQPFANRLGIKLIGTELEVVDGVLTGKLTGNNCRCENKVLRLEAVYGDLGEYRLRAWGDTRGDRELLAAAQDAHFRHFHAKKKRARLQR; this is encoded by the coding sequence ATGCTCGAAGCCGGCCCCGCTGATGCCAAAGTACTTTCCGTCTTTGACTTCGACGGCACCCTGACCCACCACGACAGTTTCGTGCCCTTCCTCAAGTTTGCCTTTGGCCCTGGCGAGTTCTATGGCCGGATGGTCAAGCTGGCGGTGCCGGGGCTGCGCTTTTTGGTGCGGCAGATCAGCCGGGATGAGTTGAAGGCGCAGTTGATCCGCACCTTTATGACCGGGGTGGAGAAGGCGTGGGTGCAGCAGAAGGCCGAGGAGTATTGCCAGAAGACCTGGGCGCGGCTGATGCGGCCGACGGGGGTGTTGTCGGTTGAGCAGGAGTTGGGCTCCGGGGCGGAGGTCACGCTGTGTTCGGCGTCGCCGGCGTTGGTGTTGCAGCCGTTTGCGAATCGGCTCGGGATCAAGTTGATCGGGACTGAGCTTGAGGTGGTGGATGGAGTGTTGACCGGCAAGCTCACCGGGAACAACTGCCGCTGTGAGAACAAGGTGCTGCGGCTTGAGGCGGTGTATGGGGATTTGGGCGAGTATCGGCTGCGGGCCTGGGGCGATACGCGTGGGGATAGGGAGTTGCTGGCGGCGGCGCAGGATGCGCACTTTCGGCATTTTCATGCGAAGAAGAAGCGGGCTCGGTTGCAGCGGTGA
- a CDS encoding Fic family protein gives MQVGFKALADRYHIALAQPLRVESVIGTTRMSHESNGHIERKYPLSYQPSDDFAGHFEFGLKYEEIHLEFFARLFAVAGPDPVEAWCRQTPFGQYARRTGFLYEWLTGLHLDVPDVTNGGYVDAVSSQHYLTRVESLRVRRWRINDNLPGVPALCPLIRRTEAVQEALQFDLGASLLQLNQAFGADILMRTASWLTFKESRASFLIEREADKADRIQRFAHVIAKYCGHIDNPLSNESLHTLQAGILGEEALGLGLRHSPVFVGQATMREDIVHYIAPQFEVLTQLLDGLKAFELATRGAEPLARAAVIAFAFVYIHPMRDGNGRIHRFLINDTLIRDKAVPDGVILPVSATITSSIDFRARYDRTLEAFSRPFMQRYAGSYRFGELVVYDDGTRSNLVFDDYDDAQFAWRYPDLTEQVLYTAQVVAHTVRIEMADEARVLVIFQRAQERLKEVLEMPDQDANRVIRSLKENSWQVSGKLKKAYPQLEVIHLAERVVEAVRSAFEDQELGSGDH, from the coding sequence ATGCAGGTAGGCTTCAAGGCACTCGCTGACCGCTACCATATCGCGCTAGCACAGCCACTACGCGTCGAATCGGTAATCGGTACGACCCGTATGAGCCACGAGAGCAATGGACATATCGAGCGTAAGTACCCCCTCAGCTACCAACCCTCGGACGACTTTGCAGGGCATTTCGAGTTCGGGCTCAAGTACGAAGAAATTCACCTCGAATTCTTCGCTCGCCTATTCGCTGTGGCCGGCCCTGACCCCGTCGAAGCCTGGTGCCGGCAAACGCCCTTTGGTCAATATGCCCGCCGGACCGGATTCCTGTACGAGTGGTTAACGGGACTGCATCTTGATGTGCCAGATGTCACCAACGGCGGCTACGTCGATGCCGTTTCATCACAGCATTACCTGACCCGCGTTGAGTCTCTGCGGGTACGACGCTGGCGCATCAACGATAATCTGCCCGGAGTGCCTGCGCTCTGTCCCTTGATTCGTCGTACCGAAGCCGTGCAGGAAGCGCTGCAATTTGATCTGGGGGCGTCACTGCTGCAGCTGAACCAGGCCTTTGGCGCTGATATCCTGATGCGCACGGCAAGTTGGCTGACGTTCAAGGAGTCGCGTGCCAGCTTTTTGATCGAGAGAGAGGCAGACAAAGCCGACAGGATCCAGCGGTTTGCCCACGTGATCGCCAAGTACTGTGGGCACATCGACAATCCGTTGAGTAATGAAAGCCTGCACACCTTGCAAGCCGGTATCTTAGGGGAAGAGGCGCTCGGGCTGGGTCTACGGCACTCACCGGTCTTCGTGGGGCAGGCCACCATGCGCGAGGACATCGTGCACTACATTGCGCCGCAATTTGAGGTGCTGACGCAACTGCTTGATGGCTTGAAAGCATTCGAGTTGGCAACACGGGGCGCTGAGCCGCTGGCCCGGGCCGCTGTAATCGCTTTCGCTTTTGTCTATATCCACCCCATGCGAGACGGCAATGGTCGGATCCATCGCTTTCTGATCAACGATACCTTGATCCGTGATAAGGCGGTGCCTGATGGCGTAATCCTGCCAGTGTCGGCCACAATCACAAGCTCGATTGATTTCCGGGCGCGTTACGATCGTACGCTGGAGGCATTTTCGCGACCATTCATGCAACGCTACGCTGGCTCCTATCGATTTGGAGAACTTGTAGTCTACGACGACGGAACCCGCAGCAATCTGGTCTTCGATGACTACGACGATGCGCAATTCGCGTGGCGCTACCCCGACTTGACCGAACAAGTCTTGTATACGGCACAGGTAGTGGCGCACACGGTTCGTATAGAGATGGCTGATGAAGCGCGTGTGTTGGTCATCTTTCAGCGCGCCCAGGAACGGCTAAAAGAAGTGCTGGAAATGCCTGATCAGGACGCAAACCGAGTCATTCGCTCGTTAAAGGAAAATAGCTGGCAGGTATCGGGGAAATTAAAGAAAGCTTATCCGCAGCTGGAAGTGATTCACCTAGCCGAACGGGTTGTGGAAGCGGTGCGATCCGCATTTGAAGATCAAGAATTGGGAAGCGGTGACCATTGA
- a CDS encoding LysR family transcriptional regulator, protein METPLSTSGNLPPKPGSRPPLQLSGLDFKLLRVFMAVVEAGGFSAAQNELNVGLAAISKQISDLEIRIGMRLCTRGREGFGLTEEGKLVYQASIELFTSVDSFRDKLSSAQNELIGDLSVGVIDNTVSDVNSPLITALGKLHSESPKIRLRLHASQLDEVERGVVEGRLIVGIVPVYQRREEFDYFPLYEEKAHAYCAVGHPLFNASDITPDVLRQYEVVNHRYAIHRDKVNFVNYDSQSASASQVEAVAILILTGRFLGFLPEHYAMPLVREGRLLALCPEQVHLSTAFNLILRHNAPRSPMVKAFATALGVDLKATT, encoded by the coding sequence ATGGAAACCCCACTTTCCACTTCTGGAAACCTACCGCCAAAACCCGGCTCAAGACCGCCCCTGCAGTTGAGCGGGCTGGACTTCAAATTGCTGCGCGTATTCATGGCCGTGGTCGAAGCGGGCGGCTTCAGCGCCGCGCAAAACGAGCTGAACGTGGGCTTGGCGGCGATCAGCAAACAGATCTCCGACCTGGAAATCCGCATCGGCATGCGCCTGTGTACACGGGGGCGGGAAGGGTTCGGGCTGACCGAAGAAGGCAAGTTGGTGTATCAAGCCTCCATCGAATTATTTACCTCGGTGGACAGTTTTCGCGACAAGCTTAGTTCGGCGCAAAACGAGCTTATTGGTGACCTTAGTGTGGGGGTTATTGATAACACTGTTTCCGACGTTAATTCCCCGCTCATTACCGCACTGGGGAAATTACATAGCGAATCACCCAAGATTAGATTGCGCTTACATGCCTCGCAATTGGATGAAGTTGAACGCGGCGTGGTGGAAGGACGGCTGATTGTCGGCATCGTGCCGGTGTACCAACGCCGCGAAGAATTCGACTATTTCCCGCTGTACGAAGAAAAGGCTCACGCCTACTGTGCTGTAGGACATCCACTGTTCAACGCGAGCGATATCACGCCCGACGTGCTACGCCAATACGAAGTAGTGAATCATCGCTATGCGATCCACCGCGACAAGGTCAACTTCGTCAACTACGACAGCCAGTCCGCCTCGGCCTCACAAGTCGAAGCCGTCGCGATCCTGATCCTTACTGGCCGTTTCCTCGGCTTCTTGCCCGAACACTACGCCATGCCCTTGGTGAGAGAAGGGCGCCTGCTCGCACTGTGCCCGGAGCAGGTTCACCTCAGCACCGCCTTCAACCTCATCCTGCGCCACAACGCCCCCAGAAGCCCGATGGTAAAAGCCTTCGCCACAGCGCTGGGCGTGGACCTCAAAGCCACGACATAA
- the argH gene encoding argininosuccinate lyase — MSQPTDRLWGARFKTGPSAALAALSRCPQRYFRLTPYDLAGSRAHARELQRAGLLDESETLRTLEALDGIGADFAAGNLHPTLDDEDVHTFIERVLTERLGALGGKLRAGRSRNDQTANDLRLFLRDHARTITTEVLGLQQALVDQAEQHIESICPGFTHLQQAQPIVFAHHLLAHAQSMLRDVQRLVDWDARTALSPLGAAAMAGSAIARQPEHSAKEMGYTGPCENSIDAVASRDHVAEFLFVAGMLGVNISRLSEEFCLWSSRQFRWVVLDDAYATGSSIMPQKKNPDIAELARGKAGRLIGNLTGLMSTLKSLPLSYNRDLSEDKHSVLDSVDTLLLVLPAMAGMVATMKVQVEELRRQAPMGFTLATEVADWLATRGVPFKEAHEITGALVQACEKHEIELWEASPAMLAEVDARLTPEVRDCLTLEAAIAARSGWGGTAPERVREQIGRLKVALAEQQTWAESYQGFRI; from the coding sequence ATGTCCCAGCCCACCGACCGCCTTTGGGGCGCTCGTTTCAAGACCGGTCCGTCTGCTGCATTGGCCGCATTGTCCCGTTGCCCTCAGCGCTACTTCCGCCTGACGCCCTACGACCTGGCCGGCTCCCGTGCCCATGCCCGTGAGTTGCAGCGCGCCGGTTTACTTGACGAGTCGGAAACCCTGCGCACCCTGGAGGCCCTGGACGGTATTGGCGCAGATTTCGCCGCCGGCAATCTGCATCCGACCCTGGATGATGAGGACGTACACACCTTCATCGAGCGCGTATTGACCGAGCGCCTCGGCGCCCTGGGTGGCAAGCTGCGTGCAGGGCGTTCGCGTAACGACCAGACCGCCAATGACCTGCGACTTTTCCTACGGGACCATGCGCGCACCATCACCACTGAAGTGCTGGGTTTGCAGCAGGCGCTGGTGGATCAGGCCGAGCAGCATATCGAGAGCATTTGCCCCGGCTTCACCCACTTGCAGCAGGCGCAGCCGATTGTGTTCGCCCATCATCTGCTGGCTCACGCTCAGTCCATGCTGCGCGATGTGCAACGTCTGGTGGATTGGGATGCGCGCACGGCGTTGTCGCCGTTGGGTGCGGCCGCCATGGCAGGTTCTGCGATTGCCCGTCAGCCAGAGCATTCCGCCAAGGAAATGGGCTACACCGGGCCGTGCGAAAACTCCATTGACGCGGTCGCCAGCCGTGACCACGTGGCGGAATTCCTGTTTGTGGCGGGCATGCTCGGGGTGAATATTTCGCGCTTGTCCGAAGAGTTTTGCCTGTGGTCTTCGCGGCAATTTCGCTGGGTAGTGCTGGACGATGCCTACGCTACTGGCAGCTCGATCATGCCGCAGAAAAAGAACCCGGATATCGCTGAACTGGCGCGAGGCAAGGCGGGGCGGTTGATTGGCAACCTGACGGGATTGATGTCGACGCTCAAGTCGCTGCCACTGTCGTACAACCGCGATTTGAGTGAAGACAAGCACAGCGTGTTGGACAGTGTGGATACCTTGCTGCTGGTGTTGCCGGCGATGGCTGGAATGGTCGCGACCATGAAGGTGCAGGTGGAAGAACTGCGGCGTCAGGCGCCGATGGGCTTTACCTTGGCGACGGAAGTGGCCGATTGGTTGGCCACCCGTGGTGTGCCGTTCAAAGAGGCGCATGAGATTACCGGCGCATTGGTGCAGGCCTGTGAGAAGCATGAGATTGAGTTGTGGGAAGCCTCGCCGGCGATGTTGGCGGAGGTGGATGCTCGGTTGACGCCTGAGGTGCGCGACTGCCTGACATTGGAAGCGGCGATTGCAGCCCGCAGTGGTTGGGGTGGGACGGCGCCGGAGCGGGTTCGGGAGCAGATTGGGCGGTTGAAAGTGGCATTGGCCGAACAGCAGACGTGGGCCGAGAGTTACCAGGGATTTCGCATTTAA
- a CDS encoding amino acid ABC transporter permease, whose product MNQTPAERLEAERKLSENQFDITQYEHVPRRYYGRMFFATLIVIVLAALLRAFANGQIEWSYIGQFLTSEAILWGLVNTIVMSILAMALGVVIGVITAIMRMSANPILRYVAITYTWLFRGTPLILQLLLWFNLALIFPVIAIPGLFSIDTVDLMTPFVAALLGLSINQGAYTAEVVRAGLLSVDTGQYEAAKSIGMPSLQALRRIILPQAMRVIIPPVGNEFISMVKMTSLASVIQYSELLHNAQNIYYANARVMELLIVAGIWYLAVVTVLSFGQSRLERRFARGAGKRS is encoded by the coding sequence ATGAACCAAACCCCGGCCGAGCGCTTGGAAGCCGAGCGCAAGTTGTCCGAGAACCAGTTCGATATCACGCAGTACGAGCATGTGCCGCGTCGCTATTACGGGCGGATGTTTTTTGCCACCTTGATCGTGATCGTGCTGGCCGCGCTGTTGCGTGCATTCGCCAACGGCCAGATCGAATGGTCCTACATCGGGCAGTTCCTCACGTCTGAGGCCATTCTGTGGGGCCTGGTGAACACCATCGTCATGTCGATCCTGGCGATGGCGCTGGGCGTGGTGATCGGCGTGATCACGGCGATCATGCGCATGTCAGCCAACCCGATCCTGCGCTATGTGGCCATCACCTACACCTGGCTGTTCCGCGGCACGCCGCTGATCCTGCAACTGCTGCTGTGGTTCAACCTGGCGTTGATTTTCCCGGTGATCGCGATTCCTGGCCTGTTCAGCATCGACACCGTCGACCTGATGACGCCGTTCGTGGCCGCCCTGCTCGGCCTCAGCATCAACCAGGGCGCCTACACCGCCGAGGTGGTGCGCGCAGGTCTACTCTCGGTCGACACGGGCCAATACGAAGCTGCCAAGTCCATCGGTATGCCGAGCCTGCAGGCGCTGCGTAGGATCATTCTTCCGCAGGCGATGCGCGTGATCATTCCGCCTGTAGGCAACGAGTTCATCAGCATGGTGAAAATGACCAGCCTGGCCAGCGTGATCCAGTACTCGGAGCTGCTGCACAACGCGCAAAACATCTACTACGCCAACGCGCGGGTCATGGAGCTGCTGATTGTGGCCGGCATCTGGTACCTCGCGGTGGTGACTGTTCTTTCATTTGGTCAAAGCCGCCTCGAGCGTCGTTTTGCCCGCGGCGCCGGCAAGCGTTCGTAA
- a CDS encoding amino acid ABC transporter ATP-binding protein, whose amino-acid sequence MRSIVKAVNLNKYYDQYHALRDINIEVEQGEVMCIIGPSGSGKSTLLRCVNQLEKIDKGGLWVDGELVGYRVVGNKLHEMNESQIARQRLATGMVFQRFNLFPHMTVLQNIIEGPCQVLKRSPKEAIEDALELLARVGLADKRNAYPVELSGGQQQRVAIARALAMRPKLMLFDEPTSALDPELVGEVLSVMRDLATTGMTMIVVTHELGFAREVSNRMVFMDAGQIVEAGSPEEILISPQNPRTQSFISAVRT is encoded by the coding sequence ATGAGAAGCATCGTCAAGGCCGTCAACCTGAACAAGTATTACGACCAGTATCACGCGCTGCGCGACATCAATATCGAGGTCGAGCAAGGCGAAGTGATGTGCATCATCGGCCCGTCGGGTTCCGGTAAAAGCACCCTGCTACGTTGCGTCAACCAACTGGAAAAAATCGACAAGGGCGGCCTGTGGGTCGACGGCGAACTGGTGGGTTACCGCGTCGTCGGCAACAAACTGCATGAGATGAATGAATCGCAGATCGCCCGCCAGCGCCTGGCGACCGGCATGGTGTTCCAGCGCTTTAACTTGTTCCCGCACATGACCGTGTTGCAGAACATCATCGAAGGCCCGTGCCAGGTGCTCAAGCGCTCGCCCAAGGAAGCCATCGAAGATGCGCTGGAACTGCTGGCCCGCGTCGGCCTGGCGGACAAGCGCAATGCTTACCCGGTGGAGTTGTCCGGCGGCCAGCAACAACGTGTGGCGATTGCCCGCGCGTTGGCCATGCGTCCCAAGTTGATGTTATTCGACGAACCCACGTCAGCTCTCGACCCGGAGCTGGTAGGCGAAGTGCTGTCGGTGATGCGCGATTTGGCCACCACCGGCATGACCATGATCGTGGTCACCCATGAACTGGGCTTCGCCCGTGAAGTGTCCAACCGCATGGTGTTCATGGATGCCGGCCAGATTGTGGAAGCCGGCAGCCCCGAAGAAATTCTAATAAGCCCACAAAACCCACGTACCCAAAGCTTTATTTCTGCCGTTCGCACTTAA
- a CDS encoding ABC transporter substrate-binding protein, with protein sequence MKKLFIPTVLAGLMASTCVFAALPAAIKDKGEISAAIVPNYPPMDFKDPATNKITGLDFDLGNALAERLGVKIKWQETGFEQMLSGLTTKRVDIVLSGMTDTAERQKSVTFIDYFTSGPQLYTLAKREDLKALTDLCGKKVGTSRRTTWPSEIAAWSKENCEAAGKPAIVVIGTEGSADARAQLQQNRLDAAMQGSETIPYLMSLDKGKYKPVGLAISKQFTGLGIEKSNTELVTAISEALQGMIDDGTYGKILKKWDLEQGAVEKITINSGQ encoded by the coding sequence ATGAAAAAATTGTTCATCCCAACCGTGCTTGCAGGCCTCATGGCCTCCACCTGTGTATTCGCGGCATTGCCGGCGGCCATCAAGGACAAGGGTGAGATCAGCGCGGCCATCGTGCCGAACTATCCGCCGATGGATTTCAAGGACCCGGCCACCAACAAGATCACCGGCCTGGACTTCGACCTCGGCAACGCCCTGGCCGAGCGTCTGGGCGTGAAGATCAAGTGGCAGGAAACCGGCTTCGAGCAGATGCTCAGCGGCCTGACCACCAAGCGCGTGGACATCGTGCTGTCCGGCATGACCGACACCGCCGAACGCCAGAAGTCCGTGACCTTCATCGACTACTTCACCAGCGGCCCGCAGCTGTACACCCTGGCCAAGCGTGAAGACCTCAAGGCATTGACTGACCTGTGCGGTAAAAAAGTCGGCACCAGCCGCCGTACCACCTGGCCGTCGGAAATCGCCGCGTGGAGCAAGGAAAACTGCGAAGCGGCAGGTAAGCCGGCGATCGTGGTGATCGGCACTGAAGGTTCGGCGGACGCGCGGGCGCAGTTGCAGCAGAACCGGTTGGATGCGGCGATGCAGGGCAGCGAGACCATTCCTTATTTGATGTCATTGGACAAGGGCAAGTACAAGCCGGTGGGCCTGGCGATTTCCAAGCAATTCACCGGGCTTGGGATCGAGAAGAGCAACACTGAACTGGTCACCGCGATCAGTGAAGCGTTGCAGGGCATGATCGATGACGGCACGTACGGCAAGATCCTGAAGAAGTGGGATCTGGAGCAAGGTGCTGTAGAGAAGATCACCATCAACTCTGGCCAGTAA
- a CDS encoding MFS transporter: MATYSLVIRRLMICSLTIVISRAMTSPLMTLLLSRRLGLDQQDIGLLMGIAVFTATLMGLYGGYVIDRMEKRKLLILAMLSSSIGFLLLTFATNLYLTTLTLVITESASALFLIGSKAIISENLPVEQRAKVFSLRYTLTNIGYATGPMVGVVIAGQMPLLPFMLSSAIAFISVFLMIGIPPTQRDESSKPLSFLSTLKTLRNDRSLVLFTGGSLLSTIVHGRYTLYLSQFLLVIHNPDDALKILSAVLACNAITVMLLQYQIGRFLKREQLRYWILLGTALFIGGLIGFSQADSLLSWCVAMFVFTLGEMIIYPSEFLFIDTLAPESLRGSYYGAQNLAAFGGALSPVICGYLLINSPPTTMFYALAGLTAVGGTLCFLSGRRVAGSC; this comes from the coding sequence GTGGCCACCTACTCCCTGGTAATCCGCCGCCTGATGATTTGCTCGCTGACCATCGTCATCAGCCGGGCCATGACCAGTCCCTTGATGACCTTGCTGCTGAGCCGACGCCTGGGCCTCGACCAGCAGGACATCGGCTTGCTGATGGGCATCGCGGTGTTTACCGCCACCTTGATGGGCCTGTACGGCGGCTACGTCATCGACCGCATGGAGAAGCGCAAATTGCTGATCCTGGCGATGCTCTCCAGCTCCATCGGTTTTCTGTTACTGACCTTTGCCACCAACCTCTACCTCACCACTTTGACGCTGGTGATTACCGAGTCGGCATCGGCGCTGTTCCTGATCGGCTCCAAGGCGATCATCAGCGAGAACCTGCCGGTTGAGCAGCGCGCCAAAGTGTTTTCCCTGCGCTACACCCTCACCAATATCGGCTATGCCACGGGCCCTATGGTCGGCGTGGTGATTGCCGGGCAAATGCCGCTGCTGCCATTCATGCTGTCCAGCGCCATCGCGTTTATCAGCGTGTTCCTGATGATCGGCATCCCGCCCACCCAACGTGATGAAAGCAGCAAACCCTTGAGTTTTCTCAGCACCCTCAAGACCCTGCGCAACGACCGCAGCCTGGTGCTGTTCACCGGCGGCAGCCTGTTGAGCACCATCGTGCATGGCCGCTATACCTTGTACCTGTCGCAATTTCTGTTGGTGATCCACAACCCGGATGATGCGCTGAAGATTCTTTCCGCGGTCCTAGCCTGTAACGCCATTACCGTGATGTTGCTGCAATACCAGATCGGCCGCTTCCTCAAGCGCGAGCAATTGCGCTACTGGATCCTGCTGGGCACTGCGCTGTTCATCGGTGGCCTGATCGGCTTCAGCCAGGCTGACAGCCTGCTGTCGTGGTGTGTGGCGATGTTCGTGTTTACGTTGGGCGAGATGATTATCTACCCATCCGAGTTCCTGTTTATCGACACCCTCGCCCCCGAGTCGCTGCGGGGCAGTTACTACGGCGCACAGAACCTGGCGGCCTTTGGCGGCGCGCTGAGCCCGGTGATTTGTGGCTATCTATTGATCAACTCACCGCCAACCACGATGTTTTATGCGCTGGCCGGGTTGACGGCGGTGGGCGGAACGCTGTGCTTCCTGAGCGGGCGAAGGGTTGCAGGTTCTTGCTGA